In Ornithodoros turicata isolate Travis chromosome 1, ASM3712646v1, whole genome shotgun sequence, the DNA window atttgcgaactcaactcggaaatttgccaagtaaaggtcactttcttaccccaccaatatgaagagcgtgccgaattcactcaaattcatgataattcacagtgatattcacgagctatcccatcggaaaaaatagccgaatagcatgcttttcggagcaccggaccatagcgcgcgatgactttttgagcgcaatcgctcttagtgcgacgaaaggaggttccgaagccagcccacagagtgatagaagaaaaagtaacagttcctaaaattgggagagggaaagcattatcccagcgaaagtccgacgtgataagccgtgcctgttttatctctttttgcaatgtcggggagggctgggtttcgaacctcctttcgtcggactgacaaagattgcgctgaaaaattcatcgtgcgctattctgtacgacctccgtagagcatgatgttcggctattttttccgatgggatagctcctgaatatccctgtcaattatcattaatttgactaaattagacacgctcttcacattggtggggtaaaaaagtgacctttgctaggcaaatttccgacttaagctcgcaaaaatttacataattaaacttacgttacacgacattcacatgaggaggtggcaaaaacccagtaagaacaaatgccattgaccgcatgactctaggtggtgtagtttttttattataattcaatgacacgttttctgggacaccctgcactgttaaaacagaacttcaccacatagcacgctcctagccaaccatcattccgaatgatatcattctgtgcatcgatttgttgaaaatgggaggaggcgcctatctgggacagattatcttgtcccagataggcgcctcccccgtgttttgaacaaatcattagacagaatgatatcattcggaatgatggttggctaggagcgtgctatgtggtgaagttctgttttaacagtgtgtatGTTGTATTTCAAGAAGCATCAAGGAATGCCCCGAAATATATGATCCCTGTTTGCTTGTACTTTttccccttgaaatttcctagcctgttatagcagagGATTAGTAccgaacaccacactaggcgggtgatcttggaccAGTAAGGgcataatactattttgcatgatcacagcacagctgactgattaccccTCTACACGTTACTGCAAATTATGACATCTGGTGAAGTTCATATTCACTGGTTAGCgcttaacctaggactttacggcttcagagcatttgtcaagaatattCGCTaaagttttgaaaaaaaaaaggcaagacacagatactaaacagtgaaatgcaaagtgatacaaattaaacgttacatcccatttcgcctattcccattttgcctaatccggattatcggattaaagaggcagGAGGGATGACTGGCTTTAGGCGAACTGGGACTGCtgcgcaatctcattaggcgaaacgggactgtcgATAAGTGGGCGTTACTTGCATGCGCCGCCCCGATAGTGAtgtctgcaagaaatgaatgcgctGCCTTACATCGTCCGAAAcaaggaccctttacatttgcaaacgaAGGTGTGTGCGATACCACAAATAATAAAGTGACTAGATTATTATCGAGTAAAACGTTTTCGTTGATTCATgagtggatggatggatgaatgtTTAAcgtaaaaaagagataagtTTCCATACAGTCTGGACACGGAAATGGACCCGCTGCACTGTAAAAgctgaagttcaccgcatagcacactctgcgcaAACTATTGCCACGTATGATAGGGttttcgctcctgattcgaagacagagggggcgtatgcctttttgtgtcaatttggatatatgataattgacacaaaaaagcgtacgcctccctctctcttcgaatcagaggcgataatcctatcattcgtcgcaacggttggcgcaggAGTGCTATGCAGtgcagtttttagagtgtaccactTTGCGAAATCACTGGCAGGGACACAGGGTTTTCGTGCGGCTCAGGGAATTCGACTTTGAATAAACAAAAATAAGAGGCAGATTATTGAATTTTTGCtcaattcaaaaaaaaaaaggggaaagaaagaaagaaaactccaCCCGTGAATAGAGCGGAGGGAAAACGAAGGCATGCCGAAGGGTACGCCGTGACCAACCAGATGATCGTGACGTGGTCCCTGTGCACGTGACCTGTGACAGACCTGATTAGTTTCGCACCCAGATACGAAATATAACAGGTaaagtgacttttggcagcacgctTGAATAGAACTAGCAAAGGGATAAAGTTGTTATGTGGAGATGATAACTTTGACTTCCCGACAAAGAATAACAGATTTCTCGCATTTACTTTTCAGGAAGTACTAAAAAATGCATTTAACTCAATGCTATGCTTGAATAAAACCAACGAGGTTGTAAAGTTATATGTGAAGATGCGaaagtgacttttggcagcacgctagtggaccgccttcttttcacgtgacacggatcagtaggcgaagtgggactgtctgcagcatacattaggctaAATGGGACCCCCTAAGGGATTGCTagataatccgctaaaaagcattaggcgaaatgggaataggcgaaatgggaagacacgaaATTAAATTGGCAATGCACTTGATGAGTAcgttgaagtactttgcctagtactttgtgcTTTACGTGAaatacatttggaattgggtactttgtactgtacctGAAGTACTAATAATGCCAGGTACTTTGTATTTtactttaaatataattttgaggtactttgcccatcactgctctCAGCAAATGTTTCAAATGTTACGGAGCGATTTTTATTAGGTTGTTCTGCGCCCTTCCTTTTCAACACGGAAGTtgcgagcgagctggtgtagATTACAAGTTTGCAGCGTTTCCTTGAAACAGAAAACTGAACATGAAGTAGACAAGACAGACACAATACGTAGAATCGCCGTTGACTTTACCTCACAAGTAGTATATATGCTATTTATTTTGCCCAAATTGTTCACTCCTTAATCAAATTCTAGAATGTAGGAGGAAATGTATAGTATGCACGCGCACCGCAGGAGTGCACGTTACAACCGCGTCATAAGCTTTCTTTCGGGTTCGTTCGCTTCGACTGCTGCGTCTCCGTGTGTGAGCGAATCAGGTAGGGGCATGTATTTCTACAAAAACAACATCTCTCCAAAGGAAGTTGATCCACCAAAGGTAACATATAATTACAACATCCTATCATACATTACAGCAGGGGGCCACGAAGACGTTTGTGAAAACACCTCCGTTTATTAAATTCGGCCGTCGCTTTCGAAAGTTGTCCCAGCCTTTTCGGTTATCAGTACGACCTGCAATTTGGGGTGCGACAGACAAGAGCTTCGTAGGAGGTGTAAGAATGCTCGCCTCCGCCGTATGGGATGTAAAGACGTCCGTGCGAGCACTGGATCTTGCCAATGGTGAGGGCGCCTTCGTGGAAAGTCCGACCAATGTAGAGTGGTTCGCCGTCCTCTGTCTGACCACCTTGGATAGCACCTGGCGGCAGACGTCCGTTGGAGTCAGGTACCCACCCAAACGGGCTGTCGTCCATTGTTACCAGAACCTGTTCCAATATCCCAAGCAGAGCAGAAATGAATGTTAGACAGGCCAAGTTGCACTCGAAAACAACGAAAATGACTCCACACTCTTGAGcgagagcttcaccgcataacatgctcctagccaacttcccgaatggcatcgttctatACCTCGTTGAAAACTAGGGGCGTACGTcttcttgtgacacttacggAGTTACGTACTTCCCGCGCTTTCCACGAGTCATGTATTGGTATATCATTCCGTGCAATCATTGGCCTTGAGCGTGTCACAGTGAaattctgttttcagagtgcaaGCTTGGCGATGTAtaaagcgtgaaccgcatggcccgaaaagcgtccgaattctttccgaaccgaattcgggaccgaacttttttcggagaacagaattccgtgccgaattcggcccgatctggccagatttctcctccgaaatgggaagtgacgctaaccgaaaaagtagaagcatccaatggctattcagccggaaggagaaccatagcaacgatgacgtagcaataGGGTttactgttgccgtgtgtgcgacttctgcccctatgaatacagggattatctcattgaggGTTGAAAGGCGGtgttccccaaggccagaagtcttcggccgaaattcggggtgcatttcggtagcatgcggtgatgcacagaaaaaagttctGTCCCGATTTTggttcggccagttttcggacagtttttcgtgccatgcggttcacccttAAGGGATACACCAATGTCATCTGTATTTTGCTTGACCTGGCACGTGTGGTAGGGATGTTCACGTCCCTCGTACGACACGTAGCAGACGTTGTGGGATGGTACGATCTTCCCAGGGAGGACGTCGCCGCCGTGCATAGCCCGGCCGATGTAGATATTTTCACCGCTGTCCACGCCGCCGATGAAAGCAGTGCAAGGAACTTCACCACCGCACCAGTCCTCCCACTCGCACAGGTAGTCGGTCTCTGTATATATTATACGACGGTTGACTATTGGGATCGGGATATTCTGCGTTAAGAGTGCGTATCATCTTTGCGATTTTCACATCGCCAGTGCGATGTTTTCAGTTCGGCAGGCATAAAACTTAGTTCTGACAATCGGCTCATTTGCGATATAATTGCCTTCTCTTGCCGGATCAGCTAACACAAAAGATAGAATATACCATCGTTGTGTGACATACCCAAAACTCGAGCAAATAACCCTCTACGAGTGCATACTGTAAATTTGAAACAGTCAGCTCCCTAATTGGAAATTGTGAAACACTTGAACCAGTGTAACAGTTGTGTCTCGATGTTGGGTTTTCCCCAAGGTTATAAGCAGCTGATAACATGAAAGGGGCCATTGAACGAAACGACAGACACCTGCAGTTCTAAAAGTTGCAAAAGTACGTTTCTTCCAAGTGCACGTCTTATACTTCAACATTCATGTATTACTTGTGGAAAACCTTCAGCTGTGGCCTCTATTGCCCAGTCTTAGGCTTACAGTCATGAACGCTCattataaacacacacacacacacacacacacacacacatatatatatatatatatatatatagtactTACCTGAGTAGCGCGCCATGGTATACCTTGTAGTCCTTGGAAGTCGTCAGCAGCAACCTAGTGGGAGCTTTACTGCTTCACTCTGGAAGTTTCGTCTGATGTGTTACAACCCCAAGAAATATGTTACTGTGTTGTCGAAGGTGTATGCGTCTATTATGTCACCCTATTTTCACAGTAGTTTAGCTTTTACTCCGATTTTTTTCTTAACTCGAGAACTTCTCTGGTCGAGAGAATTATGTATGCTTCATCGCTGAAAAGTTTACTTTGCGGAAAAAATTGGCGGCCGGGTCTCTCTGGACGCTCCGCTGTCCATGTTCACTCCCATTAACTCGCACTCTAGAAGCAACTTAAGTGGACTATATAGCTTCATGCCAGTATATATGACTCGGAAACCACCCCTGTCAATCATACACGTCCAAAGGTCGTTGTCGCGCAAACTCGGTCTGCATGAGGTCTTCATTGTTGCTATGAATGGAAACTATCTTGTTTAAGGTGATGTTTGCTTATTTCTCCAGTTCAAATATACTTTCTGTAAGCCACACAATTCTGAAGATACCATTATCAAGAAACATGAAGCGCTTAGGTGAGTTATGGTGTCCTTTTCAATAACGTGATTTTCCATTCAGTCTTACGTTGAAGTGCTGAATAAAAACTCAAGCGAAGAAGCCCTAATTCTCGGATTCAAAAGGGAATTCTTCATTTTGAAATGCATCGGATGCGGAACATACAAAGAGAAAGTACTCTGCAGTTTTGCAGTCTCGACTATGTTCCCCACACGGGAATATGCAAAACTATTGCCCACATAGAGAAAGTCTGTCCCTCTTGCAATCTCCATGAACATATGGTCTGCAGAAATATTGCATTTGGGATAGCACCATGGTATTTGCAAACTCCTGTACACTATATATTTTGAAGGGAATTTCACCAAGTGAACAAGATTAGCGCACGACTTTGCTGATATGCTCAATAAAAGGGCTTTCACGAGGCATTCGACTGGATTTCGCGCGTGAACTTATTATTTAATGTAGGTTAAATGTTAAATGATGATTCCATTCCAAGGTGGATCGAAGCTTACCTCTCAGACTATGTCGCCGCATGTACACGTGgattcttcctcctcctcgtcctcgAATATTATGTCAAGATATCATGCGAGAGTTCTGTAGCAGTGACTGAGGTGTCATATGTGTGTCTTAGCGGCGTTTTTCTGTTCTGTATATAGTGAAGgtaaccgccgtattcttgtTCCGCACTCAGGTCTGAGGCTAAGTGCGCTTCGAAGAATCCTCTCTGTTTCTCGAAGTGCACTCTTCAATACAGCGCCTTCCCTTGCCGTTCCCTCACTCAACGACACGCTCAACCATCTGCCAGCAGCCCTTGAGTGAACTTCAAAGAGAGCGAACGACTGTGGCAATGTCGTTGTTGAGTTTGTGGGATAGATTGTTAGGTTAAGACTCTCAATGATAAAACGCGAATAAACTGGAGACAGAGAGCGAGGAACCAGACATGTCTGGTTCCTCGCTCTCTGTCCTTACTTTGTTTGCGCTTTACCGCTTCGAGTGAACCAGTACTAACTAAGCGGAGGCAGCTattgcacactctaaaaacagaactcgACCACGACCACCGTCAGAATGATGGCATCGTTTCTCtctccttgatttgttgaaaattggaagcgtacgcctttttgggattTGGATTTGGTCACAGAAAGCGCACGCTCCACTAGCTCTCTTctcaaatcaagagtgataagaGGGTGGGATTCGCGGGATGCTACACAGGCTTAGAGTAAGCGGGCGTCCTGAACGCGATGAAGGAAATTATTCTGCTTCCAAACAAATAAATATCCACAGCACGGTGTAATGCACCGTTGGAATAGCCTGCGGGTCACGAACGTATCCTATTGCCGCTTGTGTGAACGAAGACACTTCTGCCATATCGCGGACTTCATGGAGCTTATTTTTAGAACAACGTATCACGAGGTGTTCAAAAGCCTTGCCGTAGCGGCGATAGTGTAACAATAGCGAGTTCTTTGATTGTGGTCGATTACTCTGCGCTGTGCAATGTTCTTCGTTTCAACGTTCTTGCCACACCACCTGGTGCAACTAGTTGCTCGGTTTTCCTGAAATGTTGCACATAATATGACGATAACATATCGTGTATCCGCTCACACTCGTGACGCTTCTCAAGCACACAATGGACTGTGGCAATGGACTATGGCACAATGGACAAACAAGGGTGTGTACGGCGGCGTAGAGCCCCACGACTTGGCTTATTGCTCACTGGCTTATTATTTGCTGGCTTATTGGCTTCAGGGCTTCTTAATTTCTATTCCATTACTGAACTGCCATGAAATTAATGAATATGCTGGTTATTATCCATTAGTTCAGTTTCTTCACGCGCTGCGTGTTCAGTTTCAACTGCTCAATGTGCGACGTATTCAAACACTGAGTGCAGTTATTCTTATACAAAACAAGAAACTAACATCGTACGATGTGTCGCAGGTCGTCAATCTTTATTGCACTTTCAAGGGGTTTTGAAAAACGACTACGGGAACATTTCAGTTTATGCAGTTAAGCTTCCTGATAATCTTGTGGGCCCTTAGTCGGCCCCGTAGTCGGCCCTTGACTTTCACGAGGGTTAGGGGGCGCCGGGGCGGAGGACCCCCCAAATGTCAAAGTTCGCGAAGCTGTGCTTTTGACCCCTTGATGTTATAAGGGCGAGCAAATGAGGAACCTGACTTCTCTCTACGCAGCGTATCTCTAATTCAACATTTTCTTGTAGGGACTTAACTGTATTTTGTGTTGTGAGAGCATTTTCAAGAGCAGTAGCAGGACCGGACACGCACCGTACCAGTACCCCGGTACTGGAAACAGCTTTGCACACGCCGCTTTGGGTGTCACTTCAACATATAATGATCACATCTATCCGAACTTTCGAAACTAAGTATGCTACATAGGCAATtgtaaaaccgaaaccggaaagaTCGCGAACCCGCCACCAAACTCGCGAGAGCCAAGGGCCAACGTATTTGTTTGTCTACGCGTGAGCCGCAGCTCAGAAGTTGACGTTGCGGCAGACAAGTACTTGGTAGTCGCTGTATTTATGCTCGTCTCCGCCGTGTGGGATGTAGAGAGAACCGTGCGAGCATTGGATCTTGCCAATGGTGAGGGTGCCATCATGGTAAGTCCGACCAATGTAGAGCGGCTCGCCATCTGCTGTCGCACCGCCTTGAACCGCGCCTGGAGGCAATCGTCCGCCAGATTCCCGCTCCCAACCGAAATGACTTTCGTCCAGTGCTACCAGGACCTGCAAAGAATGAGTGACACAGAGTGCATTGCAGTGTGATGAACGCCGTAGATTGGGTTCTATTCTATTGCATACACCTGGACCAGTAATCAGAATCTGGGCTTGTGTCTCGCCGATGACTGACCTTCCCAACAACTGCCCTATTCCATCAGCGTAAAACGGATCGACAAAAGGGAGAGGGCGCAAACTATCTGGTGTATGGTGATTAATAGAACGAAAAAACCGAGAGATACAGGATACGTAGACAAACACGAAGAAGGACGACACGAAGAACACGAAAACGGAGCTGGAATTGTCCTCCGCTTGTTTTCGCCttgtcttttttctcttttgtcgCACAGAAATTCAAATTCAGGGAACGATCTTCAGCTAtttagccacagttgcttatGTGGTGCTAACACGGACCAAAAAAAAATCTTCAGCTATCTGAAATATTTAGGCACGCTTTTGTACTATGAAGAGACCCGAAAACCATTCCGGCTCTATTTTGCCTGCTATTTCTCCTGAATTGTGTAACACGTCTGTTTTCTTTAAAGCAGGCGCCTGTGGTATATGATGGATTTACAATGGAATGAATGTTATGCGACGTATGTACAGTGCTggccaaaagtttacggaacacggaaGCGCTGTCATTCTCTCCCTCAGCGACACCGGCAGCGAAACAGAAGCGGGCATGGGCACCCGTTCATAGGGGTGAACCATTTAAAGGAGCTACGAGggctgttcaagtcaaaccgggacttcctgtttcctgagtgtacaaatggctcgcgctacttctttttcgtcattttcacacgcgacaggcctccgcgttcaccacatggtggtccaaagtttgtgcaaaacagaagacacgtgctggacaagatgaccgacaacgaggtgagcgtgcACATCGAAAAGCGAATTGTCGTGacgtttctcgtgaatgaaggcataaagtcatctgaaattcacagaagacttcaggctcagtatggccacgatacacttagccgcagcaaagcgtttgagtggtgcaaacggttccgagacggccgtacatcagtgcaggacgatcccggccggggcggctcggagcccagtgtcagagttcctgcgggtaaggtcatggccacggttttctgggacaaggctggcgttgttcatgttgattttctgcccagtggtaccaccatcaatagtgcatattactgccaggttctcagggatgtgcataaggcgctgaagcaaaagcggccgggtctcatcaccaaaggagtcctcctcctacaggacattgcacgcccgcataccgcgcatctcacgacacgcaccttacaggaagttggctgggagttgctgccacatcccccttacagtccagacctcgcccccagcgattcccgtctcttcgggccactgaaggcgttcctttggggccgccacttcagctgcgacgacgaggtcaagaatgcggtccgatcatggctgctacgcgccggtaaggatttctacgctgctggcatccaagtcctcgtgaaaaaaaagtgcattagtgcagctggagattacgttgaaaaataaaactaatttctcgcctgtaagttcattttagttttgcgaaaaacgaaaagtcccggtttgacttgaacacccctcgttcattcgtcaagctgtccatcacgaaccaccatgcaaaatattttcgctctgcggggTATTATAACTGCACAATCGTAATTCACAAAAACACTCAGAGAAAGCAGTCGCCGGCGGCCGCCACGATCCCCTCGCGCGACGTCGGCAAGTCCCCGTGCCTTCCGtcttgcataatgtaaaaccccgagctcgcttgcttcctagccattttttcatgtcTTCCGTCTTGGTTTCTTTTCAGCTCACGAGTCACATGATCGGCCCTGCCAGGGGGTTACGTCACGACGTACCCTCCTCCTCCCTCGTTCTCATACACGCTCTTTCCTAGAGTGGAGGATTTTCGAAATGTCACCTGTGCTCGTCGTcttttcgcaggagctcattttatccTCTTGTAGAACACgccgtagaaaaaaaaaga includes these proteins:
- the LOC135377571 gene encoding natterin-3-like, translating into MSGYTRTSYRKLCHWVSMSDGRVPAHAVVGGIDSGSDIYIGRAEHDGDIIPGKVVPSHNVCYVPHGGREHAKPSYQVLVALDESHFGWERESGGRLPPGAVQGGATADGEPLYIGRTYHDGTLTIGKIQCSHGSLYIPHGGDEHKYSDYQVLVCRNVNF
- the LOC135377570 gene encoding uncharacterized protein LOC135377570, with translation MARYSETDYLCEWEDWCGGEVPCTAFIGGVDSGENIYIGRAMHGGDVLPGKIVPSHNVCYVSYEGREHPYHTCQVLVTMDDSPFGWVPDSNGRLPPGAIQGGQTEDGEPLYIGRTFHEGALTIGKIQCSHGRLYIPYGGGEHSYTSYEALVCRTPNCRSY